A genomic stretch from Methanomassiliicoccales archaeon includes:
- a CDS encoding DEAD/DEAH box helicase, with protein MVFELLDERIQKILEKKSIREPTDPQKDAIPHILEGKHVLLVAPTGIGKTEAAMLPIFHKILRAEGEGIMCLYITPLRALNRDMLRRFSEFGTDLGISVAVRHGDTAQSERETQARIAPKVLITTPETLQILFTGKKLRRHLENVQWVIIDEIHELASDERGAQLAVALERLVDLAGEFQRIGLSATVGTASEVAKFLGGVGREVTIIQTDVIKTLDIRVQGPEITEEDKELAGILQSDPQLVACMRRGRELIESHRSTLFFVNTRDTAEALAARYHIWDENFPIGVHHGSLSKEIREEMEEAFRSEKIKALICTSSLELGIDIGSADFAIQYNSPRQVTRLVQRVGRSGHGVGKVSKGIIIASTPDEIAESLVIARRALNGELEASIVREKPLTVLANQIISMAMSGDIKIDDAYRIFTKTYPFRNLTRDEFMNVLNQLGQIGLLRISIDSFKRSGRGMRYFYENVSMIPDEKTYRVRDIGSRKVVGSLDESFVVSFAEPYATFITRGRTWRIIEMREDELLVEQVREIGSIPSWVGEEIPVPFEVAQEVGALRSKQDFERYPGDEEAFRKLKEYLDKQNERYPMPTDNFLTLDVGKRTVVLNACFGSRVNETIAILLSLLLSARLGESVSVRTDPYRILIELPRDIAPSMILETIKSIKAENAQELIKKAIRNSSFIRWRFIYVAKKFGVIEKGADYRSINLSRLIEIFENTPLYQEAINKILWEDLDLERTIEVLRKIERGEIRIEICGISPIGMSGLEHSRDLIMPQRADHSILVALKNRLEDEVAYLTCLNCHNQWRSTPRNLPKHIACPKCQGVMVAALHSYNKDQAKLLKKKQLTEEEKKEIHKIYKNASLVKEYGKKAVLVLSARGVGPDTAARILSGFYENEDEFLRGILSAEIQYARTKRFWD; from the coding sequence ATGGTATTCGAACTTCTTGATGAAAGAATTCAAAAGATTCTCGAGAAAAAAAGTATCCGAGAACCGACGGACCCCCAGAAAGATGCAATACCCCATATTCTGGAGGGGAAGCACGTGCTCCTCGTCGCCCCGACTGGAATTGGGAAGACGGAGGCAGCGATGCTTCCGATTTTCCACAAAATCCTTCGAGCGGAGGGCGAGGGGATCATGTGCCTCTACATCACGCCGTTGAGAGCTCTCAACAGAGATATGCTACGCCGCTTTAGCGAGTTCGGAACAGATCTTGGCATCAGCGTTGCTGTAAGACATGGAGACACGGCGCAATCGGAAAGAGAAACGCAGGCAAGAATCGCACCAAAAGTGCTGATCACAACTCCAGAAACTCTCCAAATTCTCTTCACTGGGAAGAAGCTGAGAAGGCATCTTGAGAACGTTCAATGGGTCATTATTGATGAGATCCACGAGCTCGCTTCTGATGAGAGAGGCGCGCAATTAGCAGTCGCGCTTGAACGACTGGTTGATCTTGCTGGCGAATTCCAGAGAATCGGACTTTCTGCGACTGTGGGCACCGCATCAGAGGTTGCGAAGTTTCTCGGAGGCGTAGGTCGGGAGGTTACCATCATCCAAACCGATGTGATCAAGACGCTCGACATTCGCGTACAGGGGCCTGAGATTACCGAAGAGGACAAGGAACTGGCAGGCATCCTGCAAAGTGATCCTCAGCTTGTTGCATGCATGAGGAGGGGACGGGAGCTGATCGAATCCCATCGTTCGACGCTCTTCTTTGTGAATACAAGAGATACAGCCGAAGCGCTTGCGGCAAGATATCACATTTGGGACGAAAACTTTCCGATCGGTGTTCATCATGGATCTCTCTCCAAAGAGATCAGGGAGGAGATGGAAGAGGCGTTCAGAAGTGAAAAGATCAAAGCGCTGATCTGCACCTCTTCACTCGAGCTGGGCATCGACATCGGAAGCGCGGACTTTGCAATTCAGTACAATTCGCCGAGACAGGTCACGCGACTCGTCCAAAGAGTCGGGAGGTCAGGGCACGGAGTTGGAAAGGTATCAAAGGGTATCATCATCGCCTCGACACCAGATGAAATCGCGGAAAGCCTTGTCATCGCAAGAAGGGCGCTAAACGGTGAATTGGAAGCGTCGATTGTACGGGAAAAGCCTCTGACCGTCCTTGCGAACCAAATCATTTCGATGGCAATGAGCGGAGACATCAAAATCGATGATGCGTACAGGATATTCACAAAAACATATCCCTTCAGAAATTTGACAAGAGACGAATTTATGAATGTGCTCAACCAGCTCGGCCAAATCGGGTTACTTAGGATCAGCATTGATTCTTTTAAACGATCAGGTAGAGGAATGCGGTATTTCTACGAAAACGTCTCCATGATTCCTGACGAAAAGACATATCGTGTGAGGGATATCGGCAGCAGAAAGGTTGTGGGTTCGCTTGATGAGAGTTTCGTCGTTTCATTCGCCGAACCTTACGCCACATTCATCACCCGAGGGAGGACCTGGCGTATCATCGAAATGAGGGAGGATGAGCTGCTTGTGGAGCAGGTCAGAGAGATCGGATCAATTCCATCCTGGGTGGGGGAGGAAATACCAGTTCCCTTCGAAGTTGCCCAAGAAGTCGGAGCCCTGAGATCAAAACAGGATTTCGAAAGATACCCAGGTGATGAAGAGGCTTTCAGAAAATTGAAAGAGTATCTCGATAAACAAAATGAGCGATATCCGATGCCTACGGACAATTTTCTGACGCTCGATGTCGGCAAGAGAACCGTTGTTCTCAATGCCTGTTTTGGCTCGAGAGTCAACGAGACAATCGCAATTCTGTTATCACTCCTTCTCAGCGCGCGGCTTGGAGAGAGCGTTTCTGTACGAACCGATCCGTATAGAATCCTCATCGAATTACCGCGAGATATTGCTCCCTCGATGATCTTGGAAACAATCAAATCGATTAAAGCTGAGAATGCACAGGAGCTCATCAAGAAAGCGATCAGGAATTCATCGTTCATACGCTGGCGATTCATCTACGTTGCAAAGAAATTCGGTGTCATTGAGAAAGGTGCAGATTATAGATCAATCAATCTTTCTCGACTGATAGAGATTTTTGAAAATACCCCGCTGTATCAAGAAGCGATTAACAAGATCCTATGGGAGGACCTTGATCTTGAAAGGACTATTGAGGTCCTCAGAAAAATTGAAAGAGGAGAGATCAGAATCGAGATATGTGGGATTTCCCCAATCGGGATGAGTGGACTTGAACATTCTAGAGATCTCATCATGCCGCAACGCGCCGATCATTCGATTCTTGTAGCGCTTAAGAATAGGCTCGAAGATGAAGTAGCTTATCTCACTTGTCTTAACTGTCACAACCAATGGCGCTCAACCCCTCGCAACCTGCCAAAGCACATCGCTTGCCCAAAATGCCAGGGGGTCATGGTTGCAGCTTTACATTCATACAATAAAGATCAGGCAAAATTACTGAAAAAGAAGCAACTGACGGAAGAAGAAAAAAAGGAAATCCATAAGATTTACAAGAACGCAAGTCTCGTTAAAGAATACGGAAAAAAAGCAGTTCTTGTGCTTTCTGCACGAGGAGTTGGACCTGATACCGCAGCAAGGATTCTTTCGGGTTTCTATGAAAATGAAGATGAATTTCTGAGAGGGATCCTCAGCGCCGAGATTCAATATGCGAGAACAAAACGATTCTGGGATTAG
- a CDS encoding (Fe-S)-binding protein — translation MVKLPDIKRDLLACLQCGYCIRVCETWKQTPWESVTPRGKIFYLNQLMKRSPVDKLLGRKVDIDDEFVQALYMCTGCAACWTVCHVQIEFAEFWEKVREWVVEQGAGPLPAHKKFHERIEKVKNPYGEPVEKRDAWFPAEVPREKTPEVIFFAGCTASYRVQNIARAGVIVLHRAGVKLDVLGADEWCCTSPALRTGMTDLTPRFAEHTITTTERRGAKAMVTTCAGCYKTTLKDYGRFYSNPTFEVYHFSQYVQKLIKEKKLKFTKEIKAKVTYHDPCHLGRHSGVFEPPREVLKAIPGIELVEMAHNRMSSMCCGAGGGYKSAFNDYAVNIAAERVKEALDVGAEMIISSCPFCVLNLEQGAKKINANIPVKDISELLLEATEPTKAS, via the coding sequence ATGGTTAAACTACCAGATATTAAGAGAGATTTGCTTGCTTGCCTGCAATGCGGCTACTGCATCCGCGTTTGTGAAACCTGGAAGCAGACACCGTGGGAATCGGTCACGCCTCGAGGTAAGATTTTTTACCTCAATCAATTGATGAAAAGATCACCAGTTGACAAACTTCTCGGCAGAAAAGTCGACATTGACGATGAATTTGTCCAGGCATTATACATGTGTACAGGATGTGCTGCATGCTGGACCGTCTGCCACGTTCAGATCGAATTTGCGGAATTTTGGGAAAAGGTAAGAGAATGGGTTGTGGAGCAGGGCGCTGGCCCGCTACCCGCACACAAGAAATTCCACGAAAGGATAGAGAAAGTGAAAAATCCGTATGGAGAGCCTGTAGAGAAAAGAGACGCTTGGTTTCCAGCAGAAGTGCCGCGAGAGAAAACTCCGGAGGTCATCTTTTTCGCTGGATGCACCGCATCCTATCGAGTTCAGAATATCGCGAGGGCTGGCGTCATCGTCCTCCATCGTGCCGGCGTCAAGCTCGACGTTTTGGGAGCGGATGAATGGTGCTGCACATCACCTGCGCTGAGAACTGGTATGACCGACCTGACGCCGAGATTCGCAGAACATACAATCACGACGACTGAGAGGAGAGGCGCAAAAGCGATGGTAACGACATGCGCCGGTTGTTATAAGACAACGCTGAAGGACTATGGACGATTTTATTCGAATCCGACTTTCGAGGTCTATCATTTCTCGCAATACGTTCAAAAACTCATCAAGGAAAAGAAACTCAAATTCACCAAGGAGATCAAAGCGAAAGTGACGTATCACGATCCCTGTCACCTAGGTAGACATTCTGGTGTTTTCGAACCTCCTCGGGAAGTGCTCAAGGCTATTCCAGGCATCGAACTCGTTGAGATGGCGCACAACAGGATGAGTTCGATGTGTTGCGGTGCCGGTGGCGGATATAAATCGGCGTTCAACGATTATGCAGTCAATATCGCTGCCGAGAGGGTTAAAGAGGCCTTGGATGTTGGAGCTGAGATGATCATTTCCTCATGCCCCTTCTGTGTCTTAAACCTAGAACAGGGCGCGAAGAAAATCAATGCCAATATTCCAGTGAAAGATATATCTGAACTCCTACTTGAAGCAACAGAGCCGACTAAGGCATCGTAG
- a CDS encoding ferritin family protein, which translates to MDEARDKISILAAAIEIERFGYEYYMQLSRCVKDEKGSALFRGLARDEEMHRSMIESEIFRIQPSAKLSELKPSKRYASLIPRKIFTENLEEDCRSIEGEIKIIEVGVSIEDNSIRVYTDAANIASDSNVKALLERLAKWEEGHKKLLEENIHMLKLEGTWYGYVPILEG; encoded by the coding sequence GTGGACGAAGCAAGAGACAAGATTTCAATACTAGCAGCGGCAATTGAGATCGAGAGATTTGGATACGAGTATTACATGCAATTATCGAGATGTGTTAAAGATGAAAAGGGGTCTGCACTCTTTAGAGGTTTGGCAAGAGATGAAGAGATGCATAGATCGATGATCGAAAGTGAAATCTTTCGTATTCAACCAAGCGCGAAACTCTCAGAATTAAAACCTTCGAAGAGATATGCCAGCCTCATTCCTCGAAAGATTTTCACAGAAAACTTGGAAGAAGATTGCCGTTCAATTGAGGGCGAGATCAAAATCATCGAAGTTGGTGTTTCTATCGAGGATAATTCGATCAGAGTATATACCGATGCGGCCAATATTGCATCTGATTCAAATGTCAAAGCACTCCTCGAACGGCTGGCCAAATGGGAGGAAGGTCACAAAAAACTTCTTGAAGAGAATATCCACATGTTAAAACTCGAAGGCACCTGGTACGGATACGTCCCTATTCTTGAGGGTTGA
- a CDS encoding aldehyde ferredoxin oxidoreductase family protein yields the protein MRIDLNTNKVSTQEFDEEFAKKWLGGVGFGIKICYDEIPAGADPLGPDNVFVLAVGPIQGHGILGSGRFTISFKSPLTGFWGQSTGGGYVAEELKKCGYDALVIKGAAKKPVWISVMDDKVEIHDASKLWGKDVHDTQEALWKEVGDKNAVVIPIGPAAENLVRYAALVTYDGHGNAGRMGGGAVLGSKKVKAIVLKGSKKNTAKDPEKLKALKKEVAAAVKDNPFAKQNREEGQAMAVIPREQLSLLPMKNFSLGSWPEGARKIGSAGGEFNQVLKPRPDACSNCVMGCHRRVTIKEGTPCDMDGYGPEYETLGMMGSNCLVDNLKAINYAGHLCNMYSMDTIEFGGVVGFAMEAYEKGYIKKEDLGFELKWGDGVAMCKLAKMIAMRSNPMAKLLGEGLKVAAKKLGCPQIAVEKDNAVIPAHDPRAFFSMAVNYATGPRGPCHVTGFPEGSELGIPVPEYDLPPMDRFDDKLKGKAAVAWQDICQVDNALSYCLFYDFAGYTHQMKADILNAITGWNYTTKQLFQEVGGRINQLCRMFALKHGYDPKRNDTLPPRMFEPLKEGGAAGKVPPLEKMLKEYYEVRGWVNGIPTEETLRKFGLDFAIPDLKKVPDGKKWIWA from the coding sequence TTGAGAATAGACCTGAACACCAATAAAGTCTCCACGCAGGAGTTCGACGAGGAATTTGCGAAAAAGTGGCTCGGAGGAGTTGGCTTCGGAATCAAGATCTGTTATGATGAGATTCCAGCCGGCGCCGATCCTTTGGGCCCCGATAATGTCTTCGTCCTTGCGGTAGGTCCTATCCAGGGTCACGGGATCCTCGGCTCTGGGAGATTCACGATCTCGTTCAAGTCTCCTTTGACTGGCTTCTGGGGTCAGTCGACGGGAGGCGGATATGTGGCCGAAGAGCTCAAGAAATGCGGATATGATGCGTTGGTAATTAAGGGTGCGGCAAAGAAACCAGTGTGGATCTCAGTGATGGACGACAAAGTCGAAATTCACGATGCCTCGAAGCTCTGGGGCAAGGATGTGCACGACACGCAGGAGGCGCTGTGGAAGGAAGTCGGTGACAAGAATGCTGTCGTAATCCCGATCGGTCCTGCGGCGGAGAACCTCGTCAGATATGCTGCACTCGTCACCTACGATGGTCATGGAAATGCTGGTCGGATGGGTGGAGGCGCTGTTTTGGGATCTAAGAAAGTGAAAGCGATTGTGCTCAAGGGAAGCAAGAAAAACACCGCAAAGGATCCCGAGAAATTAAAGGCGCTGAAGAAGGAAGTCGCAGCCGCCGTCAAAGACAACCCATTTGCAAAGCAGAACCGAGAAGAAGGGCAGGCAATGGCGGTTATCCCGAGGGAACAGCTCAGCCTTCTCCCGATGAAGAACTTCTCACTCGGATCGTGGCCCGAGGGTGCGAGGAAGATTGGATCCGCTGGTGGTGAATTCAACCAGGTGCTCAAGCCAAGGCCAGATGCATGCTCAAACTGCGTCATGGGTTGCCACAGACGTGTCACGATCAAAGAAGGGACACCTTGTGATATGGACGGCTACGGTCCAGAGTATGAGACGCTGGGGATGATGGGTAGCAACTGCCTCGTGGACAACCTGAAGGCGATTAACTACGCTGGTCACCTCTGCAACATGTACAGCATGGACACGATTGAATTCGGTGGTGTCGTGGGCTTTGCGATGGAAGCCTACGAGAAGGGGTACATCAAGAAAGAGGATCTGGGATTCGAACTCAAATGGGGTGACGGAGTCGCAATGTGCAAGCTTGCCAAGATGATCGCGATGAGGTCGAACCCGATGGCGAAACTTCTTGGCGAAGGTTTGAAGGTAGCTGCGAAGAAACTCGGCTGTCCACAAATCGCCGTTGAAAAGGACAACGCAGTAATCCCAGCGCACGACCCGAGAGCGTTCTTCTCGATGGCTGTTAACTACGCGACGGGGCCGAGAGGTCCGTGCCATGTAACTGGATTCCCCGAGGGGTCAGAGCTTGGTATTCCTGTGCCTGAGTACGATCTTCCACCGATGGACAGGTTCGATGACAAGTTGAAAGGGAAAGCTGCTGTTGCGTGGCAGGACATCTGCCAGGTCGATAATGCATTGAGCTACTGTCTCTTCTATGACTTCGCTGGTTATACGCATCAGATGAAGGCGGACATACTCAACGCGATTACTGGCTGGAACTACACGACAAAGCAACTCTTCCAGGAGGTCGGCGGGAGAATTAACCAGCTCTGCAGGATGTTTGCCTTGAAGCATGGATATGACCCGAAGAGGAACGACACGCTGCCGCCGAGGATGTTCGAACCTCTCAAAGAAGGCGGCGCCGCTGGCAAAGTGCCCCCGCTCGAAAAGATGCTGAAAGAGTATTACGAGGTGAGGGGCTGGGTTAACGGAATCCCGACGGAAGAGACGCTCAGGAAATTTGGATTGGACTTCGCAATCCCAGACCTCAAGAAAGTTCCAGATGGCAAGAAGTGGATCTGGGCATAA
- a CDS encoding pyridoxamine 5'-phosphate oxidase family protein encodes MMRKNNRVCFEIDVDIELVESNRPCGFEMSYLSIIGFGTASFITDVEKKKEALQIIMEHYTGQKEYEFDQKVLEKTLIIAISIERMTGKRSDNETGFMISGRILLLQ; translated from the coding sequence ATGATGCGCAAGAACAACAGGGTCTGTTTTGAAATCGATGTCGATATTGAACTCGTTGAAAGCAATAGACCCTGTGGATTTGAGATGAGTTACCTCAGCATCATCGGTTTTGGGACAGCGTCATTTATTACAGATGTTGAAAAAAAGAAAGAGGCTCTCCAGATCATCATGGAACACTACACAGGTCAAAAAGAATACGAGTTTGATCAGAAAGTTCTCGAAAAGACTCTCATTATTGCCATTAGTATCGAAAGGATGACTGGTAAAAGAAGTGACAATGAGACAGGGTTTATGATATCTGGCCGTATCCTCTTATTACAATAA
- a CDS encoding pyridoxamine 5'-phosphate oxidase family protein — protein MVMRRSAQEINDLGLIESVINEAKVCRIALCNDGEPYVVPLSFGYSNGHIYLHSAEGGRRLK, from the coding sequence ATGGTTATGAGAAGGAGCGCTCAAGAGATCAATGATCTTGGATTGATCGAGTCGGTTATCAACGAGGCGAAGGTCTGCAGAATTGCGTTGTGCAATGATGGTGAGCCGTACGTCGTCCCCTTGAGTTTTGGCTATAGCAATGGCCATATTTATCTCCATTCGGCTGAAGGGGGAAGAAGGTTGAAATGA
- a CDS encoding DUF3795 domain-containing protein, producing MEEKIKGTRIGVCGIACEICPLMKMEKCPNGKKGCIPKENRFCGIATCANRKKVDYCFVCQEFPCETTKSGPIHYDYCIFISGKA from the coding sequence ATGGAAGAAAAAATAAAGGGTACGAGAATCGGTGTCTGCGGTATTGCTTGCGAAATTTGCCCATTGATGAAGATGGAAAAATGTCCGAACGGTAAGAAGGGTTGCATACCAAAGGAAAATCGCTTCTGCGGTATAGCAACATGTGCAAATCGAAAAAAAGTAGATTACTGCTTTGTGTGCCAAGAATTTCCGTGTGAGACGACGAAAAGTGGTCCGATTCACTACGATTACTGCATCTTCATTTCTGGAAAGGCATGA
- the xth gene encoding exodeoxyribonuclease III, with translation MRDLRILSWNVNGLRAVLQKGFIEWLRSDNPDIICIQETKISDRQMPRALSRVRGYHIYLSSSQEKKGYSGVGLFSKREPISIENGIGIEKFDKEGRIQIARYEDFLLFNVYFPNGKASMERLRYKLAFYDHFLHYVKKFLEKDEKIIICGDVNTAHKEIDLARPKENEKVSGFLPEERAWIDRLIESGFLDTFRVFNQSPGQYSWWDMKTKARERNVGWRIDYFFISRNMLDRLKTAFILKEVQGSDHCPVGIELI, from the coding sequence GTGAGGGATTTGAGGATTTTATCCTGGAATGTCAACGGTCTCAGAGCAGTCCTCCAAAAAGGATTCATTGAGTGGCTTAGATCTGATAATCCAGATATAATTTGCATTCAGGAGACGAAGATTTCGGATCGGCAAATGCCGCGGGCACTGAGTAGGGTAAGGGGATATCACATTTACCTCTCGTCATCGCAGGAGAAGAAGGGATACAGCGGGGTAGGACTTTTTTCTAAGAGGGAACCAATTTCAATTGAGAATGGCATCGGCATCGAGAAATTTGATAAAGAGGGAAGAATCCAGATTGCTCGATATGAAGACTTCCTTCTTTTTAATGTCTATTTTCCAAATGGGAAGGCATCGATGGAACGTCTAAGGTACAAACTCGCATTCTATGATCATTTCTTGCATTATGTGAAAAAGTTTTTGGAAAAAGATGAGAAGATTATCATCTGCGGGGATGTTAACACCGCGCACAAGGAAATCGATCTGGCAAGACCGAAAGAAAACGAGAAGGTTTCAGGATTTCTTCCGGAAGAGAGGGCATGGATCGACCGTTTAATTGAAAGTGGTTTTCTCGATACTTTTCGAGTCTTTAACCAATCACCTGGCCAGTATTCTTGGTGGGATATGAAGACAAAGGCGAGAGAAAGAAACGTTGGATGGCGCATCGATTATTTCTTCATCAGCAGGAACATGTTAGATCGCTTGAAGACAGCTTTCATCTTGAAAGAAGTGCAGGGCAGTGATCACTGCCCTGTCGGCATCGAGCTTATCTGA
- a CDS encoding ABC transporter permease, with protein MRGFLNITKKEIRELLTPATIVPIIVMAVIFGSLGNMIGSVGEEASKPPIIGVIDLDKTPVSEIAVSSLTKLAEVVYNDSDINEGIRTVEEKGGTALIIFPDNFSENILNNRSGEIQIIWIMRGSGVLDSIPSGVVEALIQQMNFAIAEHLIGNESKVSPKTILNPTVKNETTMFKNRQLTGVSPTTIMGILSQQSFVIPLVVVLVIVISGGTVISSMGSEKENKTLETLLTLPVKRSSIVFGKLVGAAIVGLIMAVIYMIGFGYYISSIQQQSPVDLATYGFELSLFDYLLTGITLFLSLFAALALCMLLGIFAKNMKSAQTLTMPITFLAIIPMFILIFGDFDTLPFVVQIILFAIPFSHPMLAMQNLMLDNYTFVAAGIVYQALFGLLTVYIAVWLFKKDILITGKSRGEGKKLSINPIWRWVQLKRSKE; from the coding sequence ATGAGAGGATTTCTGAACATCACAAAGAAGGAGATTAGAGAACTTCTAACACCAGCGACGATTGTGCCGATCATCGTTATGGCCGTTATTTTCGGATCGCTAGGAAACATGATAGGCAGCGTTGGTGAAGAAGCTTCAAAACCTCCAATCATCGGCGTCATCGATCTCGACAAGACGCCAGTTTCGGAGATCGCGGTATCATCGCTCACAAAGCTCGCTGAGGTTGTCTATAACGACTCCGATATAAATGAAGGGATTAGGACAGTTGAGGAAAAAGGTGGCACGGCGCTTATCATTTTCCCAGATAATTTCTCAGAGAACATTTTGAATAATAGGTCAGGCGAGATCCAAATCATTTGGATCATGAGGGGAAGTGGCGTTCTCGACAGTATTCCATCAGGCGTCGTTGAAGCGCTCATCCAGCAGATGAATTTTGCGATTGCAGAGCATCTCATTGGTAACGAATCGAAAGTGAGCCCGAAAACCATCCTTAACCCCACGGTCAAAAACGAGACGACGATGTTCAAGAACAGGCAATTGACGGGTGTATCCCCAACGACGATCATGGGCATTCTTTCACAACAGAGTTTCGTGATTCCTCTCGTAGTCGTTCTTGTCATTGTCATTTCTGGTGGAACGGTCATTTCTTCTATGGGAAGTGAAAAGGAAAACAAGACGCTTGAAACGCTCCTCACATTGCCTGTGAAAAGGAGTTCCATCGTCTTCGGAAAACTTGTCGGTGCTGCGATTGTTGGACTGATTATGGCGGTCATCTACATGATCGGCTTCGGATATTACATCTCTTCGATCCAGCAACAATCACCGGTAGATTTGGCGACTTATGGCTTCGAATTGAGTCTCTTCGATTACCTGTTAACAGGGATTACACTCTTTCTCAGTCTTTTTGCGGCACTCGCACTTTGCATGCTGCTGGGCATTTTCGCAAAGAATATGAAATCCGCACAGACACTTACCATGCCCATCACCTTCCTGGCAATCATTCCGATGTTCATTCTCATTTTTGGCGACTTCGATACGCTACCTTTTGTTGTTCAGATCATACTGTTTGCAATTCCTTTTTCACATCCCATGTTGGCTATGCAGAATCTGATGCTAGACAACTATACCTTTGTCGCCGCAGGCATCGTTTACCAGGCGTTGTTCGGACTGCTCACAGTCTACATTGCTGTCTGGTTGTTTAAAAAAGATATCCTGATCACTGGAAAATCGAGAGGAGAGGGTAAAAAACTGAGTATCAACCCAATATGGCGTTGGGTCCAGTTAAAGCGTTCAAAGGAATAG
- a CDS encoding ABC transporter ATP-binding protein has product MKAIEVSNLVKMYGKFTAVKGISFSVDVGEIFGLIGPNGAGKTTTLRILATLLQISSGRVRIFDKDLERDQDEIRKIISYLPEDAGAYKNLTGREYLKFIAAFFDPSLGKRYESMVERGINIANLGKRIDDKVETYSKGMTRRLLVGRALMVEPKIAILDEPTSGLDVINAKEIRNIVRKASAEGMTVLLSSHNMLEVEFLCDRIALINDGKIVETGSPKELKERYSAENIEDVFVKVVS; this is encoded by the coding sequence TTGAAGGCAATCGAGGTGAGCAACCTCGTCAAGATGTACGGAAAATTCACTGCAGTTAAGGGAATATCATTTTCCGTCGACGTCGGCGAGATCTTCGGCCTGATTGGCCCGAACGGTGCGGGTAAAACAACGACGCTCAGGATCCTCGCAACACTGTTGCAGATTTCTTCGGGCCGTGTGAGGATATTCGATAAGGATCTCGAGCGAGATCAGGATGAAATAAGGAAGATCATCAGCTACCTTCCCGAGGATGCTGGCGCTTACAAGAATCTGACGGGAAGGGAGTATCTGAAATTCATTGCAGCTTTCTTCGATCCGTCGCTCGGAAAACGATATGAATCGATGGTGGAAAGAGGTATTAATATCGCAAATCTCGGTAAAAGAATTGACGATAAAGTGGAGACTTACAGCAAAGGGATGACACGTCGCCTTCTCGTCGGCCGCGCCCTCATGGTTGAGCCGAAAATTGCAATTCTCGATGAGCCTACCTCTGGTCTCGATGTGATCAATGCCAAGGAAATCAGAAACATCGTGAGGAAGGCTTCAGCCGAGGGGATGACAGTTCTCCTCTCATCGCACAACATGCTTGAAGTTGAATTCCTATGCGACCGCATCGCGCTCATCAACGATGGCAAGATCGTCGAAACTGGTTCTCCCAAGGAGCTGAAAGAGAGATACAGCGCTGAGAATATCGAAGATGTATTTGTCAAGGTGGTCTCATGA
- a CDS encoding DUF72 domain-containing protein produces the protein MSTKKYYLGCSGWSYRDWIGKLYSQNCPPEKMLEEYAKYFDSVEINMSFYRLPYEGMVKGWKARTPEHFIFCPKMSRKITHIKRLEGVEEDLSVFIERLDLLGEKLGPILIQLPPAMKQDFDKFESFLATLPSNHKYAIEFRNQSWITSETRSLMDKYKVATCLVDSPKMIIQDVITAGFAYVRWHGRKSWYRYEYSENEIKEWAKILESLDVEEVYGYWNNDYNAYAPKNCLTLMRKLGLRSDMIDF, from the coding sequence ATGTCCACTAAGAAGTACTACCTCGGCTGTAGCGGTTGGAGCTACAGAGACTGGATCGGCAAGCTCTATTCGCAGAACTGCCCGCCAGAAAAAATGCTTGAGGAATATGCAAAATATTTCGACTCGGTCGAGATCAACATGTCATTTTATAGGCTTCCGTACGAGGGCATGGTCAAGGGCTGGAAGGCTAGAACGCCCGAGCATTTTATTTTTTGTCCTAAGATGAGTCGTAAGATCACCCATATCAAGCGTCTCGAAGGTGTCGAAGAGGACTTATCGGTTTTTATCGAGAGACTGGACTTGTTGGGCGAAAAACTCGGTCCCATTCTAATACAGCTACCACCTGCGATGAAACAGGACTTTGATAAGTTTGAGAGCTTCCTTGCCACACTTCCTAGTAATCATAAATACGCGATCGAGTTCAGAAATCAGAGCTGGATCACTTCGGAAACAAGATCTTTGATGGACAAATATAAGGTCGCAACGTGTCTCGTGGATTCCCCTAAAATGATCATTCAGGATGTGATCACTGCTGGCTTCGCATACGTGAGATGGCATGGTCGCAAGTCATGGTACCGTTATGAATACAGCGAGAACGAGATCAAGGAATGGGCTAAGATTCTGGAATCACTTGATGTTGAAGAGGTTTATGGATACTGGAACAACGATTACAATGCGTACGCCCCCAAAAATTGTCTCACACTGATGAGGAAGCTGGGATTAAGAAGTGATATGATCGATTTTTAG